The following coding sequences are from one Deltaproteobacteria bacterium window:
- the xth gene encoding exodeoxyribonuclease III, translated as MSLRLVSWNVNGFRAVLGKGFREWLESARPDVLGLQEVKAEEHQVGADRHFDGYRCYWNAARSKKGYSGTACYSRLEPVGVHYGLPDPRYQGEGRVIRLEFEHFHYFNIYFPNGQMSQDRLDFKMGFYDAFLDHAQELRRFKPIVVCGDFNTAHREIDLKNAKANENTSGFLPIERAWIDRFIAHGYVDTFRLKNGDVADAYSWWTYRFGARSRNVGWRIDYFFVSEELTGAVRDAWIAADVLGSDHCPVGLELDLP; from the coding sequence ATGAGCCTGCGTCTTGTGTCCTGGAACGTGAATGGCTTTCGGGCCGTGCTCGGCAAGGGGTTTCGGGAGTGGCTGGAGTCGGCCAGGCCCGACGTGCTCGGCCTGCAGGAGGTCAAGGCCGAGGAGCATCAGGTCGGCGCGGACCGGCATTTCGACGGCTATCGCTGTTATTGGAACGCGGCCCGGTCCAAGAAGGGCTATTCCGGCACGGCCTGCTACTCCCGCCTGGAGCCGGTGGGCGTGCACTACGGTCTGCCGGACCCGCGCTACCAGGGCGAGGGCCGGGTCATCCGGCTGGAATTCGAACATTTTCATTATTTCAATATCTATTTTCCCAATGGCCAGATGAGTCAGGACCGCCTGGATTTCAAGATGGGCTTTTACGACGCGTTTCTGGACCACGCCCAGGAACTGCGCCGCTTCAAACCCATCGTGGTCTGTGGGGATTTCAACACCGCCCACCGCGAAATTGATCTGAAAAACGCCAAGGCCAACGAAAACACCTCGGGCTTTTTGCCCATCGAACGGGCCTGGATCGACCGCTTCATCGCCCATGGCTATGTGGACACGTTTCGCCTGAAAAACGGTGATGTCGCCGACGCCTATTCGTGGTGGACCTACCGCTTCGGCGCGCGCTCCCGCAACGTGGGGTGGCGGATCGACTATTTCTTCGTGTCCGAGGAGCTGACGGGCGCGGTCCGTGACGCCTGGATCGCGGCCGATGTCCTGGGTTCGGATCACTGCCCGGTGGGCCTGGAGCTGGATCTGCCATGA
- a CDS encoding serine/threonine protein phosphatase: MQDMERFWIAFGDIHESIGGVARIPDLEQASAVLVSGDLTNFGGRERATRVLAAIEARNPRIFAQIGNMDTAEADALLTERGHNAHGRVTDLGRGVGLAAVGYSTPTPFGTPSEVGEDQISRWVRQVLEQAAAFEHVILMVHTPPHGMTLDRLDSGVSVGSPGVRALIEEFQPAIVITGHIHEAHGQDRLGRSELFNPGAFAEGGFVRVTHDASGLRGRLERIR; this comes from the coding sequence ATGCAGGACATGGAACGTTTTTGGATCGCTTTTGGCGACATTCACGAGTCAATCGGTGGTGTCGCCCGTATTCCGGATTTGGAGCAGGCCAGCGCCGTGCTTGTGTCCGGAGATCTGACCAATTTCGGCGGCCGGGAAAGGGCGACGCGGGTGCTTGCGGCCATCGAGGCCCGCAATCCGCGTATTTTCGCCCAGATCGGCAATATGGACACCGCCGAGGCGGATGCCTTGTTGACGGAGCGCGGCCACAACGCCCATGGCCGGGTCACGGACCTGGGGCGCGGCGTGGGTCTGGCCGCTGTCGGCTACTCCACGCCGACCCCGTTCGGCACGCCGTCCGAGGTCGGTGAAGACCAGATCAGCCGATGGGTGCGTCAGGTTTTGGAGCAGGCCGCAGCCTTCGAGCATGTCATCCTCATGGTCCACACGCCGCCCCACGGCATGACCCTGGACCGGCTGGACTCGGGCGTAAGCGTGGGCAGCCCCGGCGTGCGCGCCCTGATCGAGGAATTTCAGCCCGCCATCGTCATCACCGGACATATCCACGAAGCCCATGGCCAGGACCGTCTGGGACGCTCGGAACTGTTCAATCCGGGGGCCTTCGCCGAGGGTGGTTTTGTCCGCGTCACGCACGACGCATCCGGCTTGCGCGGCCGTCTGGAGCGCATCCGATGA
- a CDS encoding 5-formyltetrahydrofolate cyclo-ligase encodes MQESNKAELRNLFRTRRHNLTRDKRSDASARIRARLLDLPETRLAGSVLLYVPTKNEVDTWPLLEHFWTVGVQVLLPRCRDNQPGFMDIHAVNSAAELGPGQFGLTEPILGLAPLVTEPEPDLILVPALAFDRRGFRLGFGGGYYDRFLTCLTHPHLRVGLAYDFQIAERLPAEPWDMPVQCIITQDTIIFTENQS; translated from the coding sequence ATGCAAGAGTCGAACAAAGCGGAACTTCGGAATCTTTTCCGGACCAGACGCCACAATCTGACCCGGGACAAAAGGAGCGATGCCAGCGCCCGCATCCGGGCCCGCCTCCTGGACCTGCCCGAAACCCGGCTGGCCGGATCTGTCCTGCTCTACGTGCCGACCAAAAACGAGGTCGATACCTGGCCCCTGCTGGAGCATTTCTGGACCGTCGGCGTCCAGGTCCTTCTGCCCCGCTGCCGCGACAACCAACCCGGCTTCATGGATATCCACGCCGTGAACAGCGCGGCCGAGCTGGGCCCGGGCCAGTTTGGCCTGACCGAGCCCATCCTCGGCCTGGCCCCGCTGGTGACCGAACCCGAGCCGGACCTTATCCTCGTTCCGGCCCTGGCGTTTGACCGGCGCGGCTTTCGCCTCGGCTTCGGCGGCGGCTACTATGACCGTTTTTTAACCTGCCTGACCCACCCGCATCTGCGCGTCGGCCTGGCCTATGATTTTCAAATCGCGGAGCGCCTCCCGGCCGAACCCTGGGACATGCCGGTTCAGTGCATCATCACCCAGGACACCATCATCTTCACGGAGAACCAATCATGA
- a CDS encoding laccase domain-containing protein, whose protein sequence is MSVDFLDFRFPGLDRVRCVFSMRSGGISQGPFAQGNLSLEVGDDAEAVRANREELRTRLGVRVWQELRQVHEQAVYMDLETDFFDGPTIEGDGLCTTRPGHALVMKTADCQAILLADMDGRHVAALHCGWRGNAGNFPGDGVRKFCAYYGVDPARIMAVRGPSLGPGKSEFVNFENEWNPMFRSYYNPETKSVDLWTLTRNQLMGVGIPGRNIFSLDLCTASSEQFFSYRRDKITGRQVGMIWIEE, encoded by the coding sequence ATGAGCGTGGACTTTCTGGATTTTCGCTTTCCCGGCCTGGACCGTGTGCGCTGCGTCTTCAGCATGCGCAGCGGCGGCATCAGCCAGGGCCCCTTTGCCCAGGGCAACCTGTCCCTGGAAGTGGGCGACGACGCCGAAGCCGTGCGCGCCAACCGCGAGGAGCTGCGGACGCGCCTTGGCGTGCGGGTTTGGCAGGAACTGCGTCAGGTTCATGAACAGGCCGTGTACATGGACCTGGAGACGGACTTTTTCGACGGCCCGACCATCGAGGGCGACGGGTTGTGCACCACCCGCCCCGGCCATGCCCTGGTCATGAAAACGGCCGACTGCCAGGCCATCCTGCTGGCCGACATGGATGGCCGCCACGTCGCGGCCCTGCACTGCGGCTGGAGGGGCAATGCCGGCAACTTCCCTGGAGACGGGGTACGCAAATTTTGCGCCTATTACGGCGTCGATCCAGCGCGGATCATGGCCGTGCGCGGTCCGAGCCTGGGACCGGGCAAAAGCGAATTCGTCAACTTCGAGAACGAGTGGAACCCCATGTTCAGATCCTACTACAACCCCGAAACCAAAAGCGTGGACCTCTGGACCCTGACCCGCAACCAACTCATGGGCGTGGGCATTCCGGGCCGCAATATCTTTTCCCTGGACCTGTGCACGGCCTCGTCGGAGCAGTTCTTTTCCTACCGCCGCGACAAAATCACCGGCCGCCAGGTGGGCATGATCTGGATCGAGGAATAG
- a CDS encoding CHAP domain-containing protein has translation MTLTLRLLILALILTVSACAKKAPEPMPPAPQERAPEPAPLPRPEVTPAPVQPAEDESCAECEALNQGKSSEACFKLQPGKTIKVKKGKKTKTITTRCQPQSLIYARCRTGIMTCRLGDTSPVQWFACARKHKATTSTPKPGSVMVLDVNKRRGMPTGHPAYVEDATRNSDGTWTLRISHTNYDRKCHLDKDAKVIFYPNTMEASFMTGPWGAWAKKLKVRGFILR, from the coding sequence ATGACCCTGACCCTTCGCCTGCTAATCCTGGCCCTGATTCTGACCGTCTCGGCCTGCGCCAAAAAAGCGCCCGAACCGATGCCGCCCGCGCCCCAGGAGCGCGCCCCAGAGCCGGCCCCCCTGCCACGGCCCGAAGTCACGCCCGCGCCAGTCCAGCCGGCCGAAGACGAATCGTGCGCCGAATGCGAGGCACTCAATCAGGGCAAAAGCAGCGAGGCCTGCTTCAAGCTGCAGCCCGGCAAAACAATCAAGGTTAAAAAGGGCAAAAAAACCAAGACAATAACCACACGTTGCCAGCCCCAGAGCCTGATCTACGCCCGTTGCCGCACCGGCATCATGACCTGCCGTCTGGGTGACACCAGCCCGGTGCAGTGGTTCGCCTGCGCGCGCAAGCACAAGGCGACCACGTCCACGCCCAAACCCGGATCGGTCATGGTCCTGGACGTGAACAAACGCCGGGGCATGCCCACGGGCCATCCGGCCTATGTCGAGGACGCCACCCGCAACAGCGACGGCACCTGGACCCTGCGCATCAGCCACACCAACTACGACCGCAAATGCCACCTGGACAAGGATGCCAAGGTCATCTTCTATCCGAATACCATGGAGGCCAGCTTCATGACCGGCCCCTGGGGCGCCTGGGCCAAAAAACTCAAGGTCCGCGGATTCATCCTGCGTTAG
- a CDS encoding cupin domain-containing protein has product MQPRVLPHDPAREYFFLEGCFITELSNGPDDPAVSLARARVEPGRTTTWHALRGTVERYLILEGRGLVEVGDQPACPVGPGDVVLIPSGCRQRITNAGSADLVFLAVCSPRFSPENYLDLET; this is encoded by the coding sequence ATGCAACCCCGCGTTCTACCGCACGATCCGGCCAGGGAATACTTCTTCCTTGAGGGCTGTTTCATCACCGAACTGTCCAACGGCCCTGACGATCCGGCCGTGTCCCTGGCCCGGGCCAGGGTCGAACCGGGTCGGACCACGACCTGGCACGCCTTGCGGGGCACGGTAGAGCGCTATCTGATCCTCGAAGGCCGGGGTCTGGTCGAAGTCGGGGACCAGCCGGCCTGCCCGGTCGGGCCGGGCGATGTGGTCCTCATTCCGTCCGGATGCCGCCAACGCATCACCAATGCGGGCAGCGCGGACCTCGTGTTTCTGGCCGTCTGCTCACCGCGATTTTCGCCCGAAAACTATCTCGACCTGGAAACATAG
- a CDS encoding AraC family transcriptional regulator, with translation MPPTHHQCGQRGPRVSGRLLTAIFARKLSRPGNIARRFKPAQFFPRQTSGPGTITHPMHAPSVTFWRTRPGLEISRVEASAHVFPAHFHDEMYSITIMHAGASLCLGPGQDERTLRAGQACLINPGQIHCCVPVRKTAVTYSMIHILADTLRDLALDLPEAQKNGPSRSRSVWPEFTTTICTRPDLIAVLERLVLVQSEPRGELERESALVRAMGDVLRAHGGLVEANHGLQPLAVRRAKDILSSGLERKLTLQELADAVGLSRYHLLRQFKRQTGVPPHVFRTQLRVDQARILLRQGMPLAEVAQATGFTDQAHFTNTFKLYTGATPGQYANRRHADFRHGDAA, from the coding sequence ATGCCGCCAACGCATCACCAATGCGGGCAGCGCGGACCTCGTGTTTCTGGCCGTCTGCTCACCGCGATTTTCGCCCGAAAACTATCTCGACCTGGAAACATAGCGCGCCGGTTCAAGCCGGCGCAATTTTTTCCAAGACAAACCAGCGGCCCCGGAACTATCACCCACCCCATGCACGCACCTTCGGTCACATTCTGGAGAACCCGGCCCGGTCTGGAAATCAGCCGGGTCGAGGCCAGCGCCCACGTTTTTCCGGCCCACTTCCATGACGAGATGTACTCCATCACGATCATGCACGCGGGCGCGAGCCTCTGCCTGGGACCGGGACAGGACGAACGCACCCTGCGCGCGGGCCAGGCCTGCCTGATCAATCCGGGGCAAATCCATTGCTGCGTTCCGGTCCGCAAAACAGCCGTCACCTACTCCATGATCCATATTCTCGCGGACACCCTGCGCGATCTGGCACTCGATCTGCCCGAGGCCCAGAAAAACGGACCATCCCGGAGCCGGTCTGTCTGGCCGGAATTCACGACGACCATCTGCACCCGCCCGGACCTGATCGCCGTTTTGGAGCGCCTTGTCCTCGTCCAAAGCGAACCCCGCGGAGAATTGGAGCGGGAATCAGCCCTGGTCCGGGCCATGGGGGATGTGCTCCGCGCCCATGGAGGTCTGGTTGAGGCCAATCATGGTCTTCAGCCCCTGGCCGTACGCCGGGCCAAGGATATTCTCTCGTCCGGCCTGGAACGCAAGCTTACCCTTCAGGAACTGGCCGATGCCGTGGGCCTGAGCCGGTACCATCTGCTGCGTCAGTTCAAACGCCAGACCGGGGTTCCGCCCCATGTCTTCCGCACCCAGCTCCGCGTGGACCAAGCCCGCATCCTGCTCCGTCAAGGCATGCCCCTGGCCGAGGTGGCCCAGGCCACGGGCTTCACGGACCAAGCGCATTTCACCAACACCTTCAAGCTCTACACCGGCGCCAC